Proteins from a genomic interval of Chroococcidiopsis thermalis PCC 7203:
- a CDS encoding DUF2079 domain-containing protein yields the protein MLLKWQKQPGTHLFLSGAIAFLLVGLILVLHRYYSFYATFDQGIFNQVFWNGIHGRFFQSSLSSSLSTNVVHAGEIPEVYYHRLGQHFTPALLVWLPLYALFPSPATLSVLQVALVTAAGIVLYFLARLYLEPLLAAMISVSFYGAIAVVAPTLTNFHDISQIPLLTFGILLAMEKRKWWVFWLLAVLLLAVREDSGIGLFGVGAYMVLSRRFPRTGLATCILSFGYMLALTNLIMPLFSEDISKRFMMERFGQYATGEDASTVEIIWGIVSNPWRLLVELIAPFPGTFLYLLGQWLPLAFVPALSGTAWAIAGFPLLKLFLGQGESVLAITIRYAMSVVPGLFYGAILWWSVHPKVFKPKFQRFWIGCICLSLVITIAYNPNRTLYFLIPDSIQPWVHISLPRQWQHVNQMRSLLAQIPPQASVSATTHIVPHLSSRREILRLPGLQLRNDAREVIQVEYIIADLWQLQQYQVAFTGDRQQLQDNVKLIDRLFNTGEYGIVGFQDGVILLHKGVTSLPEATSAWLAFRQNL from the coding sequence ATGTTATTGAAATGGCAAAAGCAGCCAGGAACCCATTTATTCCTCAGTGGTGCGATCGCTTTTTTGCTCGTGGGATTAATTCTGGTCTTACATCGGTACTATAGCTTCTATGCTACTTTCGACCAGGGCATATTTAATCAAGTTTTCTGGAATGGGATTCACGGTAGATTTTTCCAGAGTTCTCTTTCTTCCAGCCTCTCCACGAATGTCGTCCATGCTGGAGAAATCCCAGAAGTTTACTACCATCGTCTAGGACAGCATTTTACCCCTGCCTTACTCGTTTGGCTACCGCTATATGCCCTTTTCCCCTCCCCGGCGACTTTGAGCGTGTTACAGGTCGCTCTAGTAACCGCTGCTGGGATTGTTTTATACTTCTTGGCTCGCTTGTATCTCGAACCACTCTTAGCAGCGATGATTAGCGTCAGTTTTTATGGCGCGATCGCTGTTGTTGCTCCAACTTTAACCAATTTCCACGACATCAGCCAAATACCTTTATTGACGTTTGGTATTCTGCTGGCAATGGAAAAGCGCAAGTGGTGGGTATTTTGGTTGTTGGCAGTGTTGCTTTTAGCTGTAAGAGAAGATAGCGGCATTGGGTTATTTGGGGTAGGCGCTTATATGGTTTTAAGTCGGCGCTTTCCCCGTACTGGTTTAGCGACTTGCATTCTTAGTTTTGGCTACATGCTGGCTTTGACAAATCTGATCATGCCGCTATTTTCAGAAGATATTTCCAAGCGTTTCATGATGGAGCGATTCGGACAGTATGCCACTGGGGAAGATGCTTCTACCGTTGAGATTATTTGGGGAATTGTCAGTAATCCTTGGCGATTGCTCGTAGAATTGATCGCTCCTTTTCCTGGGACATTTTTGTATTTACTAGGGCAGTGGTTGCCTTTGGCTTTCGTTCCCGCACTTTCTGGCACGGCTTGGGCGATCGCGGGTTTCCCTCTTTTGAAACTATTCTTAGGTCAAGGTGAATCCGTTCTAGCAATTACGATTCGCTATGCCATGAGCGTCGTTCCAGGATTATTTTACGGCGCGATTTTGTGGTGGTCAGTGCATCCTAAAGTCTTTAAGCCCAAGTTTCAGCGCTTCTGGATTGGATGTATTTGTCTTTCCCTAGTAATTACAATTGCCTACAATCCCAATCGGACGCTTTACTTTTTAATTCCCGACTCGATTCAACCTTGGGTACATATTTCCCTCCCGCGTCAATGGCAACACGTCAACCAAATGCGATCGCTGCTAGCACAAATTCCCCCACAAGCGAGTGTATCGGCAACGACCCATATCGTGCCTCACCTTTCCAGCCGTCGCGAGATTCTGCGTCTACCAGGATTGCAATTGCGTAACGATGCCAGGGAAGTCATTCAGGTAGAGTATATAATTGCCGACCTCTGGCAACTGCAACAATATCAAGTAGCTTTCACGGGCGATCGCCAGCAGTTACAAGACAATGTAAAACTGATCGATCGGCTCTTTAATACTGGCGAATATGGAATCGTCGGCTTTCAAGATGGGGTCATTTTGCTGCATAAAGGTGTCACTTCACTTCCCGAAGCCACATCTGCTTGGTTAGCTTTTCGGCAAAATTTGTGA
- a CDS encoding TldD/PmbA family protein → MPTALADTKNLLADAIAKYSHKVDYLLIRLEESQGTDIMLRGNKIETLSEGISIGGQVRACYKGGWGLSSFNQLSEFNSRIEEAIAAARIVGNDETLLADIEPVQATCFVPLTGTDPRHVPLAQKKELCDRYGEILKSASDRITTTSVRYGDICQRVIIASSEGTLIDQSWVDMEMRFAATARDGDTVQTGRETTGSRKAYEDLVSLDAQVQSAARRAVAALSLPSVKGNTYTVVIDPILSGLFVHEAFGHLSEADMAYENPDLLEVMSMGRRFGPKELQIFDGAAPQGHRGSYFYDDEGTPATTTQLIQDGVLVGRLHSRETAGKLGETPTGNARCLSYHYAPIVRMTNTWIERGTTPVADLFTDIKDGVYARNWLGGMTNGEMFTFSAGEAWIIRNGKLAEPVRDVTLSGNVFQTLADIEAIGDDFYWDESGGCGKGGQNGLPVGCGGPSLRIRNVVVGGEAY, encoded by the coding sequence ATGCCTACTGCGCTTGCCGATACCAAAAACTTGCTCGCTGATGCGATCGCAAAATACTCTCACAAAGTCGATTATTTACTCATTCGCCTCGAAGAGTCCCAGGGAACAGATATTATGCTGCGGGGGAATAAGATAGAAACATTGAGCGAAGGAATTTCTATCGGCGGACAAGTTCGCGCGTGCTACAAAGGCGGTTGGGGATTGAGTAGTTTTAATCAGTTATCCGAGTTCAACTCTCGCATCGAAGAAGCGATCGCGGCAGCACGAATAGTAGGTAATGATGAAACCCTGCTAGCAGATATAGAACCAGTGCAAGCCACCTGCTTTGTCCCGTTGACAGGAACCGATCCGCGTCACGTTCCGCTAGCACAAAAAAAGGAATTGTGCGATCGCTATGGCGAAATTCTCAAAAGCGCCAGCGATCGAATTACGACTACGTCAGTCCGCTACGGTGATATTTGCCAGCGAGTCATCATCGCCAGTTCGGAAGGAACGTTAATCGATCAATCTTGGGTGGATATGGAAATGCGCTTTGCTGCAACTGCACGCGATGGCGATACAGTCCAGACAGGTAGAGAAACCACTGGTTCTCGCAAGGCTTATGAGGATTTAGTGAGTTTGGATGCCCAAGTTCAAAGTGCAGCTCGAAGGGCTGTAGCGGCTCTTTCTCTACCTTCAGTTAAAGGCAACACCTATACTGTCGTGATCGATCCGATCCTCTCTGGTTTATTCGTTCACGAAGCCTTCGGGCATCTTTCTGAAGCAGATATGGCGTATGAAAACCCCGATCTGCTAGAAGTTATGAGCATGGGACGGAGATTTGGACCCAAGGAGCTACAAATTTTTGATGGTGCAGCACCCCAAGGACATCGTGGTAGTTACTTCTACGACGATGAAGGAACCCCGGCGACAACGACGCAATTAATTCAAGATGGTGTTTTGGTTGGTAGGCTCCATTCACGCGAAACCGCTGGCAAGTTGGGAGAAACACCTACGGGAAACGCCCGTTGTCTCAGCTATCACTACGCGCCCATCGTCCGCATGACAAATACGTGGATCGAGCGGGGAACGACACCAGTAGCAGATTTATTTACTGATATTAAAGACGGAGTATACGCCCGCAACTGGTTGGGAGGGATGACTAATGGTGAAATGTTTACCTTCAGCGCGGGAGAAGCTTGGATAATCCGCAATGGTAAACTTGCCGAACCCGTGCGCGATGTCACACTCTCAGGAAATGTCTTTCAAACCCTAGCAGATATCGAGGCGATCGGAGATGATTTCTACTGGGATGAATCTGGTGGCTGCGGTAAAGGTGGGCAAAATGGTTTACCCGTTGGTTGCGGTGGTCCCAGCTTGAGAATTCGGAATGTGGTTGTAGGTGGAGAAGCGTATTGA